The following proteins are co-located in the Oryzias melastigma strain HK-1 linkage group LG8, ASM292280v2, whole genome shotgun sequence genome:
- the LOC112146352 gene encoding uncharacterized protein LOC112146352 encodes MKKLQVITGYCIVLFLILTSTSAIKKLSTIDDLKQVNFGQSVPTHSLLLLYWFANTVDIDNNDLIRLTFDPNREDYGSHHYGNYERLLEPLPNGNVRYRYYTVGNLNPETSTQLPSYVIHPRMGFEGRNRDRIIFRVREQNTGRQGGSIIDQVYITQHYQQADNQGTRYDPEHTYRVTHSLLNQIREFSYESYGNVMEDLRELRDNYGSYADENQLKYIKNTWGDLACLGLFLYIIIQEKHSSRQPNRRQQPPTNQRTNSDFVVNIPASTRRSIPGNFACLSIANQRDTMKLKVKTSPSGTAMIHWSNVPEYILNEGVMVALYKSDDDDKALNYKSIENRKSGQYDTKIPLDEHLQARLHKTQTLCFFWKRLGEEIERGEEFKNPKAVDISGSETKLQLFARNGKACARLYVPKYVDWQSTFKEAWVGFYSSGTKSAKNYEWWQWEWVTKFKPKMNFQDFSYDIFEYQSSLTIAPGVQARLMLRGYEEKVRTPGWNC; translated from the coding sequence ATGAAGAAGCTGCAAGTGATTACAGGATATTGCATCGTCCTGTTCCTCATCCTGACTTCGACTTCTGCGATAAAAAAGCTCTCAACCATCGATGACCTTAAACAAGTGAACTTCGGACAATCTGTGCCCACACACAGTCTTCTACTGTTATATTGGTTCGCCAACACAGTTGATATTGACAATAACGATCTGATACGACTGACATTTGACCCCAACCGTGAAGATTATGGCTCACATCATTATGGAAACTACGAAAGACTGCTGGAACCACTACCTAATGGAAATGTCAGATACAGGTACTACACTGTTGGTAACCTCAATCCCGAGACGTCCACACAGCTTCCATCCTATGTTATTCATCCAAGAATGGGCTTTGAGGGAAGAAACCGGGACCGGATTATATTCAGAGTCAGAGAGCAGAATACAGGAAGGCAAGGCGGATCGATCATAGACCAAGTTTATATTACCCAGCATTACCAGCAAGCTGATAACCAGGGGACAAGGTATGATCCAGAGCACACGTACAGAGTTACTCACAGCCTTTTAAACCAGATTAGAGAGTTTTCTTATGAAAGTTACGGAAACGTAATGGAAGACCTCAGAGAGCTCAGAGATAACTATGGAAGTTATGCTGATGAGAACCAGCTAAAATACATTAAGAACACGTGGGGGGACCTTGCTTGTCTTGGACTATTTTTGTATATTATTATCCAAGAAAAACACTCCTCACGCCAACCAAACAGAAGACAGCAACCACCAACAAATCAGAGGACAAATTCAGATTTTGTTGTGAACATCCCAGCAAGCACCCGAAGAAGCATTCCTGGAAATTTTGCATGCCTCAGTATAGCAAATCAGAGAGACACCATGAAACTTAAGGTAAAGACAAGCCCAAGCGGTACTGCCATGATACATTGGAGCAACGTTccagaatacattttaaatgaaggtGTGATGGTAGCTCTTTACAAGAGTGATGACGATGACAAGGCCTTGAATTACAAGTCtattgaaaacaggaagtctggACAGTATGACACAAAAATACCCCTGGATGAACACCTACAAGCTCGGCTGCACAAGACACAGACATTATGTTTCTTCTGGAAAAGACTCGGAGAGGAGATAGAAAGAGGAGAAGagtttaaaaatccaaaagcgGTCGATATCAGTGGCTCCGAAACAAAATTACAGTTGTTTGCGAGAAATGGGAAGGCTTGTGCTCGTTTGTATGTGCCAAAATATGTGGACTGGCAGTCCACTTTCAAAGAGGCCTGGGTTGGTTTCTACAGCTCAGGAACAAAGAGTGCAAAAAACTATGAATGGTGGCAATGGGAATGGGTGACAAAGTTCAAACCTAAGATGAATTTTCAAGACTTTTCTTATGACATCTTTGAGTATCAATCAAGTTTGACGATTGCTCCAGGAGTCCAAGCAAGACTGATGTTGCGTGGTTATGAGGAGAAAGTACGCACCCCTGGCTGGAATTGTTGA